A genomic stretch from Methylophilus medardicus includes:
- the arsB gene encoding ACR3 family arsenite efflux transporter, whose product MGQFERHLSWWVMGCILIGILLGKSAPTFFQWIGELKLAAVNLPLAVLIWLMIIPMLIKVDFSAMREVFGHAKGIAVTLVINWLVKPFTMALLAWIFIRHLFSPLLPAAQIDSYIAGLILLAAAPCTAMVFVWSHLCEGEPRFTLSQVALNDTIMLFAFAPIVALLLGLSSLSVPWQTLWVSVLLYIVVPVIISQCLRRWLLAQGAQAFASAQKTIQPFSMAALLLTLILLFAFQGEQVLKQPMIIALLAVPILIQVYFNALLAYWLNKQIKVAHCVAGPSALIGASNFFELAVATAIALFGFNSGAALATVVGVLIEVPVMLTIVTLVNRSKHWYESE is encoded by the coding sequence ATGGGTCAATTTGAACGCCACCTAAGTTGGTGGGTGATGGGATGCATCCTCATAGGCATATTGCTTGGAAAATCCGCCCCCACGTTTTTTCAATGGATTGGCGAATTAAAACTAGCGGCAGTCAACCTGCCGTTAGCCGTACTGATATGGTTAATGATAATTCCCATGCTGATTAAGGTCGATTTCAGCGCCATGCGTGAGGTATTTGGGCATGCCAAGGGGATTGCAGTGACATTGGTGATTAACTGGCTGGTAAAGCCATTTACCATGGCATTGTTAGCTTGGATATTTATTCGCCACCTGTTCTCGCCACTGCTACCTGCAGCGCAGATTGACAGCTACATTGCAGGGCTCATTTTACTTGCCGCGGCCCCTTGTACCGCTATGGTATTTGTCTGGAGTCATTTATGTGAAGGCGAGCCCAGATTCACCTTATCTCAAGTCGCACTCAATGACACCATCATGTTATTTGCTTTTGCGCCTATCGTCGCCTTGTTACTAGGGCTATCCAGCCTAAGTGTGCCATGGCAGACTTTATGGGTCTCAGTGCTATTGTATATCGTCGTACCGGTGATCATCAGCCAGTGTTTACGGCGTTGGCTTCTTGCACAAGGTGCGCAAGCGTTTGCCTCAGCACAAAAAACAATCCAACCGTTTTCGATGGCTGCCCTGCTACTCACCTTGATTTTATTGTTTGCGTTTCAAGGCGAGCAGGTGCTGAAACAGCCCATGATTATTGCTTTGCTTGCCGTACCCATTCTCATACAAGTGTATTTCAACGCGCTGCTCGCCTACTGGCTGAACAAACAAATCAAAGTTGCGCACTGCGTGGCCGGCCCCTCTGCCCTCATTGGTGCCTCAAACTTCTTTGAACTGGCCGTGGCGACTGCAATTGCATTATTTGGATTTAACTCAGGAGCCGCACTGGCAACCGTTGTTGGTGTATTGATTGAAGTGCCAGTCATGCTCACCATCGTCACACTGGTCAATCGTTCTAAACATTGGTATGAAAGCGAATAA
- a CDS encoding ArsR/SmtB family transcription factor, with protein MNPSQAVIILAALAQEARLAIFRCLVQAGQAGLSAGNISQALHIPNSTLSFHLKELSHAGLVSARQESRYIYYSANYQSMNALLTYLTENCCAGQTSCCPPHPCNPAQESE; from the coding sequence ATGAACCCATCTCAAGCTGTGATTATTTTAGCCGCCCTCGCCCAAGAAGCTAGGCTGGCTATTTTTAGATGTCTGGTACAAGCTGGCCAAGCAGGCCTCTCTGCCGGCAATATTTCGCAAGCGCTGCATATCCCTAATAGCACGCTCTCCTTTCACCTCAAGGAGCTGAGTCACGCGGGCTTAGTCAGCGCCAGACAAGAAAGTCGCTATATCTATTATTCCGCGAACTATCAAAGTATGAATGCACTGCTGACCTACCTGACTGAAAATTGTTGTGCCGGACAAACGAGCTGTTGCCCGCCACATCCCTGCAACCCAGCTCAAGAAAGTGAATGA
- a CDS encoding DUF2798 domain-containing protein — translation MKHRVVFAALMSLVTVNIVSVTILLAHRVPTSQLFEKWLSSVSIAWPIVLMSILLFAPILLRLTAWIVKQTS, via the coding sequence ATGAAACACAGAGTGGTGTTTGCTGCGCTCATGTCACTGGTCACCGTGAACATTGTCAGCGTCACCATCCTGCTCGCGCATCGGGTACCCACATCACAGCTGTTTGAAAAATGGTTAAGTAGCGTCAGCATCGCTTGGCCGATTGTATTGATGAGCATCCTGTTATTCGCGCCCATCCTGCTCCGCTTGACCGCATGGATAGTTAAGCAGACGTCTTGA
- a CDS encoding SDR family oxidoreductase gives MSASPQRIALITGANRGIGFETAKKLGEQGIKVIIGARDAHKGEQAVSELKALNIDAEYLHYDATLTNSPQAVASALSARFGHLDILVNNAGILEEDLIGQNNSLTIGQDILKSTFEANFFAVVALTQALIPLLERAPHGRIVNLTSILASQTLHSTPNSPIEAAKGLAYNASKSALNMFTIHLAHALKDTAIKVNSAHPGWVKTALGGPHAPMEISDSWKTSVRLATLDAQGPSGGYFHEDQSLPW, from the coding sequence ATGAGTGCTTCACCACAACGTATTGCTTTGATTACAGGCGCAAACCGAGGCATCGGTTTCGAGACCGCCAAAAAATTAGGCGAACAAGGCATCAAAGTCATCATTGGCGCCAGAGACGCGCACAAAGGAGAGCAAGCTGTTAGCGAACTCAAGGCCTTAAACATTGATGCCGAGTATCTGCACTATGATGCTACGCTTACAAACTCACCACAAGCAGTGGCCTCTGCATTATCTGCCCGTTTTGGCCACCTGGATATCTTAGTCAACAATGCAGGTATTCTTGAAGAAGACTTGATCGGACAGAACAATAGTTTGACCATTGGTCAAGACATACTCAAAAGTACCTTTGAGGCAAATTTTTTTGCCGTGGTCGCCTTAACGCAGGCATTGATACCGTTATTGGAGCGTGCGCCTCACGGACGCATCGTTAATTTAACCAGTATTCTCGCCTCACAGACCTTACACAGCACCCCTAACTCCCCGATTGAAGCCGCAAAAGGACTCGCTTACAACGCCTCAAAAAGCGCATTGAATATGTTCACCATTCACTTGGCACACGCCTTAAAAGACACCGCTATCAAAGTCAATTCAGCGCACCCTGGCTGGGTCAAAACAGCGTTGGGCGGCCCGCACGCACCGATGGAGATCAGTGATAGCTGGAAAACATCCGTCCGACTGGCCACGTTAGATGCGCAGGGCCCCAGCGGCGGTTATTTTCACGAAGATCAGTCCTTACCATGGTAA
- a CDS encoding TetR/AcrR family transcriptional regulator produces the protein MNIEIISKKRGRPAAFDYDTALHQAMVAFWQYGYEGTSMATLMSVMQMNKASIYAAYGSKEALFKKAVECYVQGPASFFATSLAQANALDVVQSILTNAATMLADPSHPAGCLVTHGALACSDESREVKALLGGYRDGLEQTLAQRLGTLMSAQQNSLVDSVVLAKLVMTVHQGMVVQAISGATQIALMHVAEMATQLVSQSLQPQSLNV, from the coding sequence ATGAATATCGAAATAATCTCAAAAAAACGGGGTAGACCGGCGGCGTTTGATTATGACACCGCATTGCATCAGGCGATGGTTGCGTTTTGGCAGTATGGCTATGAAGGCACCTCCATGGCGACGTTGATGTCGGTCATGCAAATGAACAAAGCCAGTATCTATGCGGCATATGGCAGTAAAGAGGCGTTGTTTAAGAAAGCTGTCGAATGCTATGTGCAGGGCCCTGCCAGTTTCTTTGCGACGTCGCTGGCGCAGGCGAATGCGCTAGACGTTGTTCAATCCATACTGACCAATGCGGCCACCATGTTAGCCGATCCGTCACACCCGGCAGGTTGCCTTGTAACGCATGGCGCATTGGCCTGCAGTGATGAAAGCCGTGAAGTCAAAGCATTGTTAGGTGGATACCGTGACGGCTTAGAGCAGACACTTGCGCAACGTCTAGGTACTTTAATGTCGGCACAACAAAATAGTCTTGTAGATTCCGTAGTGCTTGCCAAGCTGGTGATGACGGTGCATCAGGGAATGGTGGTACAAGCGATCAGCGGTGCAACCCAGATTGCGTTAATGCATGTCGCTGAGATGGCGACGCAACTCGTGTCTCAATCCTTGCAACCGCAATCCTTAAATGTGTAG
- a CDS encoding TetR/AcrR family transcriptional regulator yields MNMREKILNIASSLFDSRGIQASGVDTIILEAGVAKATLYKHFPSKNQLITAYLRDKSDKFYAWLNAQLSSKKAESLELLLLLCELMEQWISQPEFRGLPFHIAAVEFPEAEHPINQYSVVLSAELQGYLCQIARHAGAKDPEALGQQLTILFEGAALVERLTPNTGAANRAKLAAMTLVRHAI; encoded by the coding sequence ATGAACATGCGAGAGAAAATACTGAATATTGCCAGCAGTCTGTTTGACAGCAGAGGCATACAAGCCTCTGGGGTCGACACCATCATCCTCGAAGCGGGAGTCGCTAAAGCGACACTGTATAAACACTTTCCAAGCAAAAATCAGCTGATTACCGCTTATCTGCGCGACAAGTCGGATAAATTTTATGCATGGTTGAATGCGCAGCTCAGTTCAAAAAAAGCGGAATCATTAGAACTACTGTTATTGCTGTGTGAGCTAATGGAGCAGTGGATCAGCCAGCCAGAGTTTCGCGGTCTGCCGTTTCATATTGCCGCGGTGGAGTTTCCAGAGGCCGAGCATCCCATCAACCAGTATTCTGTGGTGTTGTCAGCAGAGTTACAAGGGTATTTATGTCAGATTGCACGACATGCCGGCGCAAAAGACCCAGAGGCCCTCGGCCAGCAGCTGACTATCCTGTTTGAAGGTGCAGCCCTGGTTGAGCGCTTAACACCAAATACCGGTGCAGCGAACCGAGCTAAACTCGCCGCCATGACCCTAGTGCGTCACGCCATTTAA
- a CDS encoding AAA family ATPase, producing MTSVSIATQLAEWRDHALTLENEVKKVVVGQDKAIRAINIAIFARGHVLLEGGVGVGKTTLLQSIARGLGGAYERIEGTVDLMPNDLIYHTFLGEDGRPKVEEGPLLRAGEQLSVFFFNEINRARPQVHALMLRVMAERHVSAFKQEYRLPHMLVFADRNQVEKNETFEIPSAARDRFMMEIPIEIPEDRALRKALMFDVKFQHAERLTQQVQGGVLAYDQLNAFSDLLQRHIQASDVLEDYALDLWQATQSPAAFGIHLDSVDVNRLIHSGASPRGMGMLLKAARVHAWLMQRDHLYPEDIHAVFHEIIAHRLVLNPMFESRRTQLSRELTNQILASVSVPARAKAA from the coding sequence ATGACATCAGTTTCGATTGCCACACAACTCGCAGAATGGCGCGACCATGCGCTGACGCTTGAAAACGAAGTGAAAAAAGTCGTGGTTGGCCAAGATAAGGCCATCCGCGCGATCAATATCGCCATCTTCGCACGCGGTCATGTGTTGTTAGAGGGCGGCGTCGGGGTAGGTAAAACCACCTTGCTGCAATCGATTGCGCGAGGGTTGGGTGGCGCTTATGAGCGGATTGAAGGCACGGTGGATTTAATGCCAAATGATCTCATTTACCATACGTTTCTCGGCGAGGATGGACGACCCAAAGTTGAGGAGGGGCCTTTGCTGCGTGCGGGTGAGCAGCTGTCAGTATTTTTCTTTAACGAGATTAACCGGGCCCGGCCGCAAGTACATGCGCTGATGTTGCGCGTGATGGCCGAGCGCCATGTCAGTGCTTTCAAACAGGAATATCGCTTACCGCATATGTTGGTGTTTGCGGATCGCAATCAGGTCGAAAAAAACGAAACCTTTGAAATCCCCTCGGCGGCGCGTGACCGCTTTATGATGGAAATTCCCATTGAGATTCCTGAGGATAGGGCGTTACGTAAAGCGTTGATGTTTGATGTCAAGTTTCAACATGCCGAGCGCCTCACCCAACAAGTGCAAGGCGGGGTGCTCGCTTATGACCAGTTGAATGCATTTTCCGATCTGTTGCAGCGTCATATTCAGGCGAGTGATGTGTTAGAGGATTACGCGCTGGATTTATGGCAGGCCACGCAATCGCCTGCCGCCTTTGGCATTCATCTCGATAGCGTCGATGTCAATCGCCTCATTCACAGCGGCGCCAGCCCGCGTGGCATGGGCATGTTGCTGAAAGCGGCCCGGGTACACGCTTGGTTGATGCAGCGTGACCATTTATATCCAGAAGACATACACGCTGTTTTTCATGAAATTATCGCGCATCGTCTGGTGTTGAATCCCATGTTTGAGAGTCGTCGCACACAACTTTCTCGCGAATTGACCAACCAGATTCTGGCCAGCGTGAGCGTGCCGGCACGGGCCAAAGCAGCATGA
- a CDS encoding DUF58 domain-containing protein encodes MIPTNVQSFFYQVPWRSASVHTGEHLGLQRGPGDEFSKHMSLVDYPDARRVDLRQTLRDPYEQVQVRVFKQEASSPLYAVCDLSSSMQFVGQVSKRETVQSVAASIACSAHENSDLFGMVCYDQRVIPALTQAPSHHAHQSFATIAQLAAFHNHHQASEGIIEATGWLGQQKGLVFWISDFHMPRSLIERGLNGMSNHQVIPIVLWDPHEYQRLPRFGFGNMQDPETGQQKTIFFRQAIRAQFAEQFAQRKQALDQLFATFEIRPLYVTGPFQASLLSDYFEQLIH; translated from the coding sequence ATGATTCCAACCAACGTGCAGTCATTTTTTTACCAAGTGCCATGGCGCTCAGCCAGCGTTCACACCGGGGAGCATCTCGGATTGCAACGCGGGCCAGGGGATGAGTTCAGCAAGCATATGTCATTGGTGGATTATCCGGATGCGCGGCGCGTGGATTTGCGTCAAACCTTGCGTGACCCTTATGAGCAGGTGCAGGTGCGGGTATTTAAACAAGAGGCCTCAAGCCCATTGTATGCGGTATGTGACTTGTCCAGCTCAATGCAGTTTGTGGGGCAGGTGAGTAAACGCGAGACTGTACAAAGCGTGGCGGCCTCCATCGCCTGTTCTGCGCATGAAAACAGCGATTTATTTGGGATGGTCTGTTACGACCAGCGGGTGATTCCTGCCTTAACACAAGCCCCTAGCCATCATGCGCATCAGTCTTTTGCCACCATTGCACAATTGGCTGCTTTTCATAATCATCACCAAGCGAGTGAAGGCATTATCGAGGCCACCGGCTGGTTAGGTCAGCAAAAAGGCTTGGTGTTTTGGATCTCTGATTTTCATATGCCGCGCTCGCTGATTGAGCGTGGCCTCAATGGCATGTCTAACCATCAAGTGATTCCCATTGTATTGTGGGATCCGCACGAATATCAGCGTTTACCGCGATTTGGCTTTGGCAACATGCAAGACCCTGAAACGGGTCAGCAAAAAACCATTTTTTTTCGTCAAGCTATACGCGCGCAGTTTGCCGAGCAATTTGCACAGCGAAAACAAGCACTAGACCAACTGTTTGCGACCTTTGAAATTCGCCCGCTGTATGTCACGGGGCCATTTCAAGCGTCCTTGCTATCAGATTATTTTGAACAACTTATTCATTAG
- a CDS encoding vWA domain-containing protein produces the protein MHWLQPWFLLLLPLVLIPFWLQSRHAQAYSWLEMVPSDTFSDRMHTAVKAATSLLLLLLVLALAGPQGDSHQEQKIGKGAQSVFVIDRSVSMDHPFAGQATGGHAAEIKSAAARRLITAFIDSRPDDMMGVVGFTNSALYGMKITTNREGIHAAIQAATGPALNQTNIGAGITNAVTLFENIASTGSRAIVLLSDGAGKLSPRVKYQIRKQLVGKKLNLYWIVLREPDDISIFSQQTYDDDHLPEAIALDRFFQSLQVKYKAFEADNATALESALREIDAKEKNVIQYDIMIPGHDYAKDLMVGALLLGLALLLIKHMKVY, from the coding sequence ATGCATTGGTTACAGCCTTGGTTTTTGCTGTTATTGCCGCTAGTCCTAATTCCATTTTGGCTGCAAAGCCGTCATGCACAAGCTTACTCTTGGTTAGAGATGGTGCCTTCGGATACGTTTTCAGACCGCATGCATACCGCGGTGAAAGCTGCGACCAGCCTGTTATTGCTTCTGCTGGTGCTGGCGTTGGCCGGACCGCAGGGGGACAGTCATCAAGAGCAGAAAATTGGTAAGGGCGCACAAAGTGTCTTCGTGATTGACCGCAGTGTGAGTATGGACCATCCGTTTGCTGGACAGGCGACTGGAGGACATGCGGCAGAAATTAAATCTGCAGCGGCGAGGCGTCTGATTACGGCATTTATTGATTCACGCCCTGACGACATGATGGGCGTGGTTGGGTTTACCAATTCTGCCTTGTATGGCATGAAAATCACCACCAACCGTGAGGGCATCCACGCGGCCATTCAAGCAGCCACTGGGCCAGCCCTCAATCAAACCAATATTGGTGCCGGCATCACCAATGCCGTTACCCTGTTTGAGAACATCGCCAGCACGGGCTCTCGCGCGATTGTATTGCTTTCGGATGGGGCAGGTAAGTTGAGCCCACGCGTGAAGTATCAGATTCGCAAACAACTGGTGGGTAAAAAACTCAACTTATACTGGATTGTGCTACGTGAACCAGACGACATCAGTATTTTCAGTCAACAGACCTACGATGATGACCATTTGCCAGAAGCGATCGCGCTTGACCGTTTTTTCCAATCCCTGCAAGTGAAATATAAAGCGTTTGAGGCAGACAATGCGACAGCACTAGAATCGGCTTTACGTGAAATTGATGCCAAGGAAAAAAACGTCATTCAGTACGACATCATGATTCCGGGCCATGACTATGCAAAAGACCTCATGGTGGGCGCTTTGTTACTGGGGCTGGCCTTGCTATTGATTAAACACATGAAGGTGTACTGA
- a CDS encoding tetratricopeptide repeat protein — translation MTMYRKNANRLWAGVTLLGALGMAYFGWQWHQRQALNQQIRAGVVIKQGGSPALQRFSAAYDQGLHGDYKHAVQTYGQALERAPDAIDVPHIHFNIGNNLFLSGLVRTINEDGTFQDEARYAFTQAKIAYEQSLRQDPHDQAAKFNLALLHSVMARGMQGASKDQSHMELSNLPIGLP, via the coding sequence ATGACGATGTATCGAAAAAATGCCAATCGATTATGGGCGGGCGTCACCCTGTTGGGTGCCTTGGGGATGGCGTATTTTGGCTGGCAATGGCACCAGCGCCAAGCGCTGAATCAGCAAATTCGAGCGGGGGTGGTGATTAAGCAAGGGGGCTCGCCAGCTTTGCAACGATTCAGTGCGGCGTATGACCAAGGTTTGCATGGCGATTATAAACATGCTGTGCAAACTTATGGTCAAGCGTTAGAACGCGCACCCGACGCGATAGATGTGCCCCATATCCATTTTAATATTGGTAACAATTTGTTTTTGTCAGGCCTCGTGCGCACCATCAATGAAGATGGCACGTTTCAGGATGAAGCGCGCTATGCATTTACGCAGGCCAAGATTGCTTATGAGCAATCTCTGCGCCAAGACCCGCACGATCAGGCCGCTAAATTTAACCTGGCATTGTTGCACTCTGTGATGGCGCGCGGTATGCAGGGCGCGAGCAAGGACCAGTCGCACATGGAACTGAGTAACTTGCCGATTGGATTGCCATAA
- a CDS encoding vWA domain-containing protein: protein MRWMTWLKQHSEPVLYALALCLLLLALYKPEIQLRQQVQHYLLIADVSQSMNAEDAVLGQQTVSRLAYSQHLMKQLVHRSPCGTYFSLGIFASDNIAMLQTPLEVCKNLDVISDGIDHLEWRMAWKGNSRLSFAVHAANHVYDALDQPAQMLFFTDGDEAPRVNVTIKQDLSGVQMGPFFTFIGVGGAEKVAIPRYNASNKRVGDWPVSDNNNAGAVGVTYADPSQDEPDPPVAYAEYDRMLSQLEEDYLKSLAEEFKGHYLKGADQAAFYQTLANQPPTASFVTDYPLRTIYLLLALCLVLATYWPDVRFRRQSLQASV from the coding sequence ATGCGGTGGATGACATGGTTAAAACAACATAGCGAGCCGGTGTTGTATGCGTTGGCGTTGTGCTTGTTGCTGCTGGCATTGTACAAACCTGAGATTCAGCTGCGCCAGCAAGTTCAGCACTATCTACTGATTGCGGATGTCTCGCAAAGCATGAATGCCGAGGATGCCGTGCTCGGCCAGCAGACGGTCAGCCGTTTGGCTTATAGCCAGCATTTGATGAAGCAATTGGTGCATCGCTCGCCCTGTGGGACCTACTTTAGTTTGGGGATTTTTGCGTCTGACAATATCGCGATGTTGCAAACGCCCCTCGAGGTATGCAAAAACTTAGATGTGATTAGTGATGGTATCGACCACCTAGAGTGGCGCATGGCCTGGAAAGGCAATAGCCGCCTGAGTTTTGCTGTGCACGCGGCGAACCATGTCTATGACGCGCTTGATCAGCCCGCGCAAATGCTGTTTTTTACCGATGGCGATGAGGCGCCGCGGGTGAATGTGACCATTAAGCAAGATTTAAGTGGCGTACAAATGGGCCCATTTTTCACTTTTATTGGGGTCGGTGGCGCTGAAAAAGTGGCGATTCCGCGCTACAACGCGTCGAATAAACGGGTTGGTGATTGGCCGGTGAGCGACAATAATAATGCAGGAGCGGTGGGCGTAACGTATGCTGACCCGAGCCAGGACGAGCCAGATCCGCCGGTGGCTTATGCGGAGTATGACCGCATGCTATCGCAGTTGGAGGAGGATTACTTAAAATCCCTCGCTGAGGAGTTTAAAGGCCACTATTTGAAAGGCGCTGATCAGGCGGCTTTTTATCAGACCTTAGCCAATCAGCCCCCCACCGCAAGTTTTGTCACCGATTATCCACTGCGGACGATCTACCTGTTGCTGGCGCTGTGCTTGGTATTGGCTACCTATTGGCCAGATGTGCGCTTTCGGCGTCAATCACTGCAAGCGTCGGTTTAA
- a CDS encoding metallophosphoesterase, giving the protein MPLIRFLMLTTTLVGLLHYYIGVRLLSHLPWPTSVIVLGWAFIIISALLQPTALLARRLTQPRLRDAVTWVAMTVMGLFSSLLVLTLLRDVVLLVMGGLQRLQWLQIDLPLFEKQSALLTVCGAGVMSVIGFFNARKLARVVNVTVPLSRLPVSLQGFRIVQISDIHVGPTIKQGYLARIVDQVNALEADLIAITGDLVDGRVHELSSHTQPLSALTSRHGSFFVTGNHEYYAGALAWIHEIERLGIKVLLNEHVALSHEGATLVLAGVTDFTAGQFYDDHHSDPQAAITGAPAHAPKILLAHQPRSAEAAEAAGFDLQLSGHTHGGQFWPWKYFVPLQQPYVAGLHRLQDLWVYVSRGTGYWGPPTRFGAPSEITCLTLVAAE; this is encoded by the coding sequence ATGCCGTTAATCCGATTCCTGATGCTCACGACCACGCTGGTTGGGTTATTACATTATTACATTGGCGTGCGTTTGCTTAGTCATTTGCCGTGGCCGACGTCGGTCATAGTACTTGGCTGGGCGTTTATCATCATTTCCGCCCTTTTGCAGCCGACTGCCCTGTTAGCCAGGCGTTTAACTCAGCCGCGCTTGCGTGATGCGGTAACTTGGGTGGCGATGACGGTGATGGGGCTCTTTTCATCGTTACTTGTATTGACGCTGTTACGGGATGTCGTATTACTGGTCATGGGCGGTTTACAAAGATTGCAATGGCTCCAGATCGACTTGCCCCTATTTGAGAAGCAATCCGCGTTACTGACGGTGTGTGGCGCTGGGGTGATGAGTGTCATCGGGTTTTTTAATGCCCGCAAGCTGGCTAGGGTCGTCAATGTCACGGTGCCGCTGAGTCGTCTGCCAGTCAGCTTGCAAGGGTTTCGCATTGTGCAAATCAGTGATATTCATGTGGGCCCGACCATCAAGCAGGGCTATCTTGCCCGCATCGTTGATCAGGTCAATGCCTTAGAGGCGGATCTGATTGCGATTACTGGCGATTTAGTGGATGGGCGCGTGCATGAACTGTCATCGCATACACAACCACTGTCTGCATTAACTTCCCGTCATGGCAGTTTTTTTGTCACCGGCAACCATGAATATTATGCGGGTGCGCTGGCATGGATTCATGAAATAGAACGTTTAGGAATCAAAGTATTACTCAATGAGCACGTAGCGCTATCGCATGAGGGGGCAACGCTTGTGTTGGCTGGGGTGACAGATTTCACTGCAGGGCAGTTTTATGATGACCATCACAGCGACCCACAGGCGGCAATTACTGGCGCCCCTGCACATGCGCCCAAAATTTTATTAGCCCATCAGCCCCGCAGTGCCGAAGCAGCCGAAGCGGCCGGCTTTGATCTACAGCTTTCTGGCCATACCCATGGCGGTCAATTTTGGCCTTGGAAATACTTTGTGCCGTTACAACAACCCTATGTCGCGGGCCTGCATCGCTTGCAGGACTTATGGGTATACGTCAGCCGCGGAACCGGATATTGGGGGCCACCCACCCGATTTGGTGCACCGTCTGAAATCACCTGCTTAACGTTGGTGGCTGCTGAATAG
- a CDS encoding zinc dependent phospholipase C family protein, with translation MSRPSMFALMLLLLALPSHAHAWGLYSHVAYTHQWLQALPLLPLPWLGVMRRYPTLVLAGACLPDLAVVSRTFNHSHGWGIGQQLLHTHNERQLALGIGYNVHLLTDVVAHQHFVPTFEAKWQHHSLLTHAAAEWAMDAYLHTPTLPAPSKLLRIHRKTIVDTLSQALSCDRHTVNKAVSRLANADQALRLSHIPQYLLHRYRKLDNEFEHKLAYYRDQVTLALHDLPTLLNGQFPSLHAEHINLGMEQLDDWRQKCLQDARLRPTRAIRAFEHYHHQWSNQPDC, from the coding sequence ATGTCAAGACCATCTATGTTTGCTCTAATGCTGTTATTGTTGGCGTTACCGAGTCACGCCCATGCCTGGGGTTTGTATTCCCATGTGGCCTACACGCACCAATGGTTGCAAGCGTTGCCTCTATTGCCCTTACCTTGGCTGGGGGTCATGCGCCGCTATCCCACGCTGGTACTGGCGGGCGCCTGTCTGCCAGACTTAGCGGTGGTGTCTCGCACGTTCAATCATAGCCATGGCTGGGGCATCGGGCAGCAATTACTGCACACCCACAACGAGCGGCAGCTGGCCCTAGGCATTGGCTACAATGTCCATTTATTGACTGACGTTGTTGCGCATCAGCATTTTGTGCCGACTTTTGAGGCCAAATGGCAGCACCATAGCCTATTGACCCACGCCGCTGCTGAGTGGGCTATGGATGCGTACTTGCACACCCCCACGCTACCCGCCCCCAGCAAACTTTTGCGCATCCACCGTAAAACCATCGTAGACACCCTATCGCAGGCGTTGTCGTGTGACAGGCACACCGTCAACAAAGCGGTGTCTCGTTTGGCCAATGCCGACCAAGCGCTACGTCTGTCACATATCCCGCAGTATCTATTGCATCGTTACCGCAAACTAGATAACGAGTTTGAGCACAAGCTCGCCTATTATCGAGACCAAGTCACCCTGGCATTACACGACTTACCCACATTACTCAATGGTCAGTTTCCGTCTTTGCATGCTGAGCACATTAACCTCGGCATGGAGCAGCTCGATGACTGGCGCCAAAAATGTTTGCAAGATGCGCGACTACGCCCGACCCGCGCCATTCGCGCGTTTGAGCATTACCATCATCAATGGTCGAACCAACCTGATTGCTAG